The uncultured Fretibacterium sp. genome window below encodes:
- a CDS encoding L-threonylcarbamoyladenylate synthase codes for MNTLRVPVDPWNPDPAVLREAAAVLRRGGLVAFPTETVYGLGANALDADAVRGIYRAKGRPSDNPLILHLACREEAERLARPTPRARSLMSAFWPGPLTLVLPARPVVPAETRGGLDTAALRMPDHPVAAALIEAAGFPLAAPSANLSGRPSPTDADSVWEDLGGRADMILDAGPVSVGIESTVLDMTAEPPLLLRPGGLSRE; via the coding sequence ATGAATACCCTTCGCGTCCCGGTCGATCCCTGGAACCCCGATCCCGCCGTCCTGCGGGAGGCCGCCGCGGTTCTGAGGCGCGGCGGGCTGGTCGCCTTTCCGACGGAGACCGTCTACGGGCTGGGGGCAAACGCCCTGGACGCCGATGCGGTCCGGGGCATCTATCGCGCGAAGGGTCGGCCCTCCGACAACCCTCTGATCCTGCACCTGGCGTGCAGGGAGGAGGCCGAGCGGCTGGCCCGTCCGACCCCGCGGGCCCGGAGCCTCATGTCGGCCTTCTGGCCCGGTCCCCTGACCCTGGTGCTTCCGGCCAGGCCCGTCGTCCCCGCCGAGACGCGGGGGGGGCTCGATACGGCGGCCCTCAGGATGCCGGACCATCCCGTCGCCGCCGCCCTGATTGAGGCGGCCGGGTTCCCGCTGGCGGCGCCCAGCGCCAACCTGAGCGGGCGCCCCAGTCCCACGGATGCGGACAGCGTGTGGGAGGACCTCGGGGGGCGGGCCGATATGATCCTCGACGCCGGGCCCGTGTCCGTGGGGATCGAGTCCACCGTGCTGGACATGACGGCCGAGCCGCCGCTCCTGCTTCGCCCCGGGGGGCTCTCCCGGGAGG
- the tgt gene encoding tRNA guanosine(34) transglycosylase Tgt, with protein MFEFRLEAVCPRTGARAGTLTTPHGVIRTPVFMPVGTQATVKAMTPPELEEIGAQIILGNTYHLYLRPGAELVAEAGGLHRFMGWERPILTDSGGFQVFSLAQLNRVTDREVRCRSHLDGSEHVMSPEWAMRVQELLGSDIAMCFDQCGPFPATHEQATVALERTTLWAERCRAAHTREDQALFGIIQGSVYDDLRLQSAREITAMDFPGYGIGGLSVGEPHDVMYRILDLLNGVIPQERPRYLMGVGYPPNIVEGIARGVDMFDCVLPTRNGRNGTLFTSFGRVNIKAQRYERDFTPLDPECDCYLCRNFTRAYLRHLYRCGEILAARLCTWHNLRYTLRLAEGAREAILSGTFPEFRERFHTAFRDGERFRDGGGA; from the coding sequence ATGTTTGAGTTCAGGCTGGAGGCGGTCTGTCCCCGGACGGGCGCGCGTGCCGGGACCCTGACGACGCCTCACGGCGTCATCAGGACGCCGGTGTTCATGCCGGTGGGGACGCAGGCCACGGTGAAGGCCATGACCCCCCCCGAGCTCGAGGAGATCGGGGCCCAAATAATCCTGGGCAATACCTACCACCTCTACCTTCGGCCCGGTGCGGAGCTCGTAGCCGAGGCGGGGGGGCTTCACCGCTTTATGGGCTGGGAGCGGCCCATCCTGACGGACAGCGGGGGCTTCCAGGTCTTCTCGCTTGCGCAGCTTAACAGGGTTACGGACCGGGAGGTGCGCTGCCGGTCCCATCTGGACGGCTCCGAACACGTGATGTCCCCCGAGTGGGCGATGCGGGTGCAGGAGCTTCTGGGCAGCGACATCGCCATGTGCTTCGACCAGTGCGGTCCCTTCCCGGCGACGCACGAACAGGCGACGGTGGCCCTGGAGCGCACCACGCTGTGGGCCGAACGGTGCCGGGCCGCCCATACCCGGGAGGACCAGGCCCTCTTCGGGATCATCCAGGGCTCCGTCTACGACGACCTGCGGCTGCAAAGCGCCCGGGAGATCACGGCGATGGACTTCCCGGGATACGGGATCGGCGGGCTCTCGGTGGGCGAGCCCCACGACGTCATGTACCGCATCCTGGATCTCCTGAACGGCGTCATTCCGCAGGAGAGGCCGCGTTACCTGATGGGAGTCGGCTACCCGCCGAACATCGTGGAGGGCATCGCCAGGGGTGTGGATATGTTCGACTGCGTGCTCCCCACGCGCAACGGGCGCAACGGGACGCTCTTCACCTCCTTCGGGAGGGTCAACATCAAGGCCCAGAGGTATGAGCGCGACTTCACCCCCCTGGACCCCGAGTGCGACTGCTATCTTTGCCGCAACTTCACGAGGGCCTATCTGCGGCACCTGTACCGGTGCGGGGAGATATTGGCGGCGCGCCTGTGCACCTGGCACAACCTGCGTTATACCCTGCGCCTTGCCGAAGGGGCGCGGGAGGCCATACTGTCCGGGACCTTCCCGGAGTTCCGGGAGCGCTTCCACACGGCATTCCGGGACGGCGAGAGATTCCGGGACGGCGGCGGGGCATGA
- a CDS encoding TatD family hydrolase — protein sequence MLIDSHCHLNSDELREDADALVRRAAEAGVRRMVVVGCDLEDSQEAVGMAHRFRESGVYAAVGVHPHEASCYADGLPEALLDLAADERVVALGEAGLDYYYDHSPRDVQRSVFRMHLEWAAAVRRPLVLHVRDAMDDALSMLEGLEPGMRSPLKLLFHCYSGGLRYLDRVLGLGAWCAIGGAVTWARSDELREVAARIPADRLLLETDCPWMAPKPFRGKLNEPSYVRYAYEAVAAARGVALETLAGQVEENACTFFGWGRSHV from the coding sequence ATGTTGATCGATTCCCACTGCCATCTCAACTCCGACGAGTTGAGGGAGGACGCCGACGCGCTCGTCCGCCGTGCCGCCGAGGCCGGGGTCAGGCGCATGGTGGTCGTCGGCTGCGACCTGGAGGACAGTCAGGAGGCGGTCGGGATGGCCCATCGTTTCAGGGAGAGCGGCGTCTACGCGGCGGTCGGCGTCCACCCTCACGAGGCGTCCTGCTATGCGGACGGTCTGCCGGAGGCGCTACTGGACCTGGCCGCGGACGAGCGTGTCGTCGCGCTCGGGGAGGCGGGGCTGGACTACTATTATGACCATTCCCCCCGCGACGTGCAGCGCTCCGTGTTCCGGATGCACCTGGAATGGGCGGCGGCCGTCCGGAGGCCGCTGGTGCTGCACGTCCGGGACGCGATGGACGATGCGCTGTCCATGCTGGAGGGGCTCGAGCCCGGAATGCGGAGCCCCCTGAAGTTGCTCTTTCACTGCTACAGCGGAGGGCTCAGGTACCTCGACAGGGTCCTTGGGCTCGGGGCCTGGTGTGCCATCGGTGGGGCCGTGACCTGGGCACGGAGCGACGAGCTCCGCGAGGTCGCCGCCCGGATCCCGGCGGACCGGCTGTTGCTGGAGACGGATTGTCCCTGGATGGCCCCCAAGCCCTTCCGGGGAAAGCTCAACGAGCCCTCCTACGTGCGGTATGCCTACGAGGCCGTCGCCGCGGCGAGGGGTGTGGCGCTCGAGACGCTGGCCGGACAGGTGGAGGAGAACGCCTGTACTTTCTTCGGATGGGGGCGTTCCCATGTTTGA
- a CDS encoding riboflavin kinase, translating to MILVLGAFDGFHRGHVRLLGRARSMARSMGTDWGVATFSPHPGLVLGTMRSTLFTARERELVRCVLGIPRLIVLPFDERLRNLSPRDFWAELERLTDVEGVIVGRDFRFGFEGRGSASLLEAFCREDGVAFFAEDLLEREGGGGEKISSSAIRGQVERGDVLGAAADLGYPWFLRTDVLHGDERGRKLGYPTANLDIGGPRTLPADGVYAVSLIARGRWCCGALSMGCNPTFGDVHERRAEVFVLDFEGDLYGAELAVFFLERLRPERRFPDAARLTEQIAADVARCRTVYEERMSADPELFDAFLRCFRG from the coding sequence ATGATCCTGGTCCTTGGTGCCTTTGACGGCTTTCATCGCGGGCACGTCCGCCTTCTGGGCCGGGCCCGGTCCATGGCGCGTTCTATGGGCACGGACTGGGGGGTCGCGACCTTCTCCCCGCACCCGGGGCTCGTGTTGGGGACGATGCGCTCGACCCTCTTCACGGCCAGGGAGCGGGAGCTCGTCCGGTGTGTCCTGGGCATCCCGCGCCTGATCGTCCTCCCGTTCGACGAGCGCCTGAGGAACCTCTCCCCCCGCGACTTCTGGGCGGAGCTGGAACGCCTGACGGACGTGGAGGGCGTCATCGTGGGGAGGGACTTTCGATTCGGGTTCGAGGGGAGGGGGTCGGCGTCCCTCCTCGAGGCGTTCTGCCGCGAGGACGGCGTGGCGTTCTTCGCGGAGGACCTGCTGGAGCGCGAGGGTGGGGGAGGGGAAAAAATCTCCAGCTCCGCGATCCGCGGCCAGGTAGAGCGGGGGGACGTCTTGGGCGCCGCTGCTGACCTGGGGTACCCCTGGTTTCTCCGGACGGACGTCCTGCACGGGGACGAGCGGGGGCGCAAGCTGGGATATCCGACGGCGAACCTGGATATTGGAGGGCCGAGGACGCTTCCGGCCGACGGCGTCTACGCCGTGTCCCTGATCGCGCGGGGGCGGTGGTGCTGCGGCGCTCTCTCGATGGGCTGCAACCCGACCTTCGGCGACGTCCACGAGCGGCGCGCCGAGGTCTTCGTCCTGGACTTCGAGGGGGACCTCTATGGGGCGGAGCTGGCCGTGTTCTTCCTCGAACGGCTCAGGCCCGAGCGGCGCTTTCCGGATGCCGCGCGTCTGACGGAGCAGATCGCTGCGGACGTGGCGCGCTGCCGCACGGTTTACGAGGAGCGCATGAGCGCGGACCCGGAGCTCTTCGACGCCTTTCTGCGATGTTTTCGTGGATAG
- the truB gene encoding tRNA pseudouridine(55) synthase TruB: MPNGLLLIDKPEGVRSTDCVARVRRAFGRGTRVGHAGTLDSTASGLLVVLVGSATRLSDYVMRLPKVYRASVRLGAETDTCDRTGEVVFRGDAACADEAAFDRILPSFWGMRMQRPPEISALKVNGEPSHRLARSGRGVVLPERPVWMESIRRCSALANGRVEIEVVCGKGAYIRSLARDIGARLGCGAHIETLRRLASGLFLVSEAWSFPPDPGVPLRSPREAIVPFHRILLTERAEARLLNGLPVSLREAGRYVPGTVELAGGLCVEGAGMIGFVDREAGERSGREILLRPRANISVQDEAEGA, from the coding sequence ATGCCGAATGGGCTGTTGCTCATTGACAAGCCGGAGGGCGTCCGGAGCACGGATTGCGTCGCCCGGGTGCGGCGAGCCTTCGGCAGGGGCACGCGCGTCGGACATGCCGGCACCCTGGACTCCACGGCCTCGGGGCTTCTGGTCGTCCTCGTGGGGTCCGCGACGCGCCTCTCGGACTACGTGATGCGGCTTCCCAAGGTCTACAGGGCGTCGGTGCGCCTGGGGGCGGAGACGGACACCTGCGACCGAACCGGCGAGGTGGTCTTCCGCGGCGACGCCGCCTGCGCGGACGAGGCCGCCTTCGACCGGATCCTGCCCTCCTTCTGGGGCATGAGGATGCAGCGGCCCCCCGAAATCTCCGCTCTGAAGGTGAACGGGGAGCCCTCGCATCGGCTGGCCCGTTCCGGACGGGGCGTTGTCCTGCCGGAAAGACCGGTGTGGATGGAGAGCATCCGCCGTTGTTCCGCGCTGGCGAATGGTCGCGTCGAGATCGAGGTCGTCTGCGGCAAGGGCGCCTATATCCGAAGTCTCGCGCGGGATATCGGGGCCAGGCTGGGCTGCGGCGCCCACATCGAGACCCTGCGCCGCCTTGCGAGCGGTCTCTTCCTCGTCTCGGAGGCCTGGTCCTTCCCTCCGGATCCCGGCGTGCCGCTGCGCTCCCCGAGGGAGGCTATCGTCCCCTTTCACCGGATCCTCCTGACGGAGCGGGCGGAGGCGCGCCTTCTAAACGGCCTTCCCGTGTCCCTGCGGGAGGCCGGCCGCTATGTCCCCGGGACCGTGGAGCTCGCGGGCGGCCTATGCGTCGAGGGGGCCGGGATGATTGGCTTTGTCGACAGGGAGGCTGGGGAAAGGAGCGGGAGAGAGATTCTGCTGAGGCCCCGTGCCAACATCTCCGTTCAGGATGAGGCGGAGGGGGCATGA
- a CDS encoding bifunctional oligoribonuclease/PAP phosphatase NrnA → MTERSAPPFAEASALLRAFPRWTLFIHQKADGDAVGSASALFEAGALLGRRVRWMGPDASLPLPYRFLPHTDEYLSCEELAFDDRGELYVFLDSSNEDRGVWGVRDRAPGTVVLNLDHHEDNSRYGTLNCVDPSCASTTELLYRLFRAEGWPVTPAIAESLYTGLVTDTGAFMFSNTTPRAHRLAADLLELGVDPSRIEARIYHNRSLEAMALWARALSRIEVWGRDGEFSLSWLSYGDFSETGSQATDTEGLVNQLLTIRGVRFAMILSELEPGQVKISFRSEEGTVPAAAVARSLGGGGHPRAAGATLEGPMKDVVRKARSVLEERHAEWAVAH, encoded by the coding sequence ATGACTGAGCGTTCTGCGCCCCCCTTTGCCGAGGCATCCGCGCTTCTTAGGGCGTTCCCCCGCTGGACGCTGTTCATCCATCAGAAGGCCGACGGGGACGCCGTCGGGTCGGCGTCGGCGCTCTTCGAGGCCGGTGCGCTCCTGGGGCGTCGGGTGCGCTGGATGGGCCCCGACGCGTCGCTTCCCCTGCCCTACCGCTTCCTGCCCCACACGGACGAATACCTTTCCTGCGAGGAGCTCGCCTTTGACGATAGGGGGGAGCTCTACGTCTTTCTGGACTCCTCGAACGAGGACCGTGGGGTTTGGGGCGTCAGGGACCGCGCGCCGGGGACGGTCGTCCTGAACCTGGACCACCACGAGGACAACTCCCGATACGGGACCCTGAACTGCGTCGATCCCTCCTGCGCCTCGACCACGGAGCTCCTGTACCGCCTCTTCAGGGCGGAGGGCTGGCCGGTGACGCCGGCTATTGCCGAGAGCCTGTACACCGGGCTCGTCACAGACACCGGTGCCTTCATGTTCAGCAATACGACGCCGCGGGCCCACCGCCTGGCGGCGGACCTTCTGGAGCTTGGGGTGGACCCGTCGCGGATCGAGGCGCGCATCTACCATAACCGCTCGCTGGAGGCCATGGCGCTCTGGGCGCGGGCCCTCTCCCGCATCGAGGTCTGGGGGAGGGACGGGGAGTTCTCCCTGTCGTGGCTCTCGTACGGCGACTTCTCCGAGACGGGGTCTCAGGCCACGGACACCGAGGGATTGGTCAATCAGCTGCTGACGATTCGGGGGGTCCGTTTTGCCATGATCCTCTCCGAGCTGGAGCCGGGGCAGGTCAAGATCAGCTTCCGTTCCGAGGAGGGCACGGTCCCGGCCGCGGCCGTCGCCCGGAGCCTCGGGGGGGGCGGGCACCCCAGGGCCGCCGGGGCGACCCTGGAGGGCCCCATGAAGGACGTCGTGCGAAAGGCTCGGTCCGTATTGGAAGAACGCCATGCCGAATGGGCTGTTGCTCATTGA
- the rbfA gene encoding 30S ribosome-binding factor RbfA, which yields MARINKQLQREIALLLEHRIKNEAVKDAIITGVECSRDLEHARVFFTAVAPDRRAALLEELQGVKGVLRTLLGQVLTLRHVPALDFVPDRSVDYGERIDGILHRLGLDSLPGQGADGGSEGETDD from the coding sequence ATGGCGCGAATTAACAAACAGCTCCAGCGGGAGATAGCCCTTCTGCTGGAGCACCGCATCAAGAACGAGGCCGTGAAGGACGCCATCATCACGGGCGTGGAATGTTCCCGGGACCTGGAACACGCGCGGGTGTTCTTCACTGCCGTGGCCCCGGACCGGCGAGCCGCCCTCCTGGAGGAGCTCCAGGGCGTGAAGGGGGTGCTTCGGACCCTGCTGGGCCAGGTGCTGACCCTGCGCCATGTCCCGGCCCTGGATTTCGTCCCGGACCGGAGCGTGGACTATGGGGAGAGGATCGACGGGATCCTGCATCGCCTGGGGCTCGACTCCCTTCCCGGCCAGGGGGCGGATGGCGGTTCGGAGGGGGAGACGGATGACTGA
- the infB gene encoding translation initiation factor IF-2 yields the protein MKVLQDLGVEVKTHMSSIDGETAQLVEDALASPAGGAKPEAGAGGDGRRTVEIGERATIKAAAEKIGVSSAEAVKALMKAGLMVPATAPADAKVRDVLSRAFGVEFVLLPEERPKPEAEGKKAAGKGPKPKPAGQPAVLAERPPIVTVMGHVDHGKTTLLDHIRHSNVTAQEAGGITQHIGAYIVTHDKKPIVFLDTPGHEAFTAMRARGASVTDIVILVVAADDGVMPQTREAIDHVKAAKVPIVVAVNKVDKPTAKPDRVRQQLSDVGLVPEEWGGDVVMVDVSAKTGDGIPQLLEMVLLVAEMQELKGDPGASPTGVVVEAQLDKGKGPVATVIVQQGTLQRGDIVLFGSAWGKVRALFDWAGKPIKKAGPSIPAEILGLDEVPQPGETFTVVKSEREARSALADSRARERDAGAPSKRASLEDLYAQMQSGQIPQLSLVVKCDVQGSLEALAASLEKLATNEVGVTIVHRGVGRIAESDVMLASTSNAVIIGFNVRPDANAKRAAEADGVEIRTYDIIYDVIDDVKAAMSGLLKPNLREERLGEVEIREIFKIPKAGKIAGCHVIQGLVRRSARVCVVRAGIVIWDGNIATLRHFKDEAREVKAGFDCGIALEGFQDFEVGDVLEVYEVVEEKRSL from the coding sequence ATGAAGGTGCTGCAGGATCTGGGCGTCGAGGTGAAGACGCACATGAGCTCCATCGACGGCGAGACCGCTCAGCTGGTGGAGGACGCCCTGGCCTCTCCGGCGGGCGGGGCGAAGCCGGAGGCCGGGGCCGGCGGGGACGGGAGGAGGACGGTCGAGATCGGGGAACGGGCCACGATCAAGGCCGCGGCGGAGAAGATCGGGGTCTCCAGCGCGGAGGCGGTGAAGGCCCTGATGAAGGCCGGCCTGATGGTCCCCGCGACCGCGCCCGCCGACGCGAAGGTGCGGGACGTCCTCTCGAGGGCCTTCGGGGTGGAGTTCGTCCTCCTGCCCGAGGAGAGGCCGAAGCCCGAGGCCGAGGGGAAGAAGGCGGCCGGGAAGGGGCCGAAGCCCAAGCCCGCGGGGCAGCCGGCCGTCCTGGCGGAGCGTCCCCCCATCGTCACGGTCATGGGGCACGTGGACCACGGGAAGACGACGCTGCTGGACCACATCCGCCACTCCAACGTGACCGCGCAGGAGGCCGGGGGGATCACGCAGCATATCGGCGCCTACATCGTCACGCACGACAAGAAGCCGATCGTCTTTCTGGACACCCCCGGACACGAGGCCTTTACGGCGATGCGCGCGCGGGGCGCGAGCGTGACGGACATCGTCATCCTGGTCGTGGCCGCCGACGACGGGGTCATGCCCCAGACGCGGGAGGCGATCGACCATGTGAAGGCGGCGAAGGTCCCGATCGTGGTGGCGGTGAACAAGGTGGACAAGCCAACGGCCAAGCCGGACCGCGTCCGCCAGCAGCTCTCGGATGTCGGCCTGGTCCCGGAGGAGTGGGGCGGCGACGTGGTCATGGTAGACGTCTCCGCCAAGACGGGCGACGGCATCCCCCAGCTTCTGGAGATGGTGCTCCTGGTCGCGGAGATGCAGGAGCTGAAGGGGGACCCTGGGGCTTCCCCGACGGGCGTCGTCGTGGAGGCCCAGTTGGACAAGGGCAAGGGTCCCGTGGCGACCGTCATCGTGCAGCAGGGCACGCTGCAGCGCGGCGATATCGTCCTCTTCGGGTCGGCGTGGGGAAAGGTGAGGGCCCTGTTCGACTGGGCGGGCAAGCCGATCAAGAAGGCCGGCCCGAGCATCCCCGCGGAGATCCTGGGGCTGGACGAGGTCCCGCAGCCCGGTGAGACCTTCACCGTCGTGAAGAGCGAGCGGGAGGCGCGCAGCGCCCTGGCGGACAGCCGCGCCCGCGAGCGGGACGCGGGGGCCCCGTCGAAGCGGGCGTCCCTGGAGGACCTCTACGCCCAGATGCAGTCGGGGCAGATCCCGCAGCTCAGCCTTGTGGTGAAGTGCGACGTGCAGGGCTCCCTGGAGGCCCTGGCAGCCTCCCTCGAGAAGCTGGCGACCAACGAGGTTGGGGTCACCATCGTGCATCGGGGCGTCGGGCGCATCGCGGAGTCCGACGTGATGCTGGCATCGACCTCCAACGCGGTCATCATCGGCTTCAACGTCCGTCCGGACGCTAATGCCAAACGGGCCGCCGAGGCGGACGGTGTAGAGATCCGGACCTATGACATCATCTACGACGTCATCGACGACGTCAAGGCCGCGATGAGCGGGCTCCTGAAGCCCAACCTCAGGGAGGAGCGCCTGGGCGAGGTGGAGATCCGGGAGATCTTCAAGATCCCGAAGGCGGGTAAGATCGCCGGCTGCCACGTCATACAGGGACTGGTCCGCCGCAGCGCGCGGGTGTGCGTCGTGCGCGCGGGGATCGTCATCTGGGATGGCAATATCGCGACGCTCCGCCACTTCAAGGACGAGGCCCGCGAGGTCAAGGCGGGGTTTGACTGCGGCATCGCGCTAGAGGGGTTCCAGGACTTCGAGGTCGGCGACGTCCTGGAGGTCTACGAGGTCGTCGAGGAGAAGCGTAGCCTGTAG
- a CDS encoding DUF448 domain-containing protein, giving the protein MGQPRPRQRQKPRTCVGCREESPRRALIRVVRSPDGSVVVDERGKLPGRGAYLCARRECLERARKSGALAKALRTAIPDSCYTELERRIEEEGTARVDPEERLHELCSLLGLSRRAGMVLVGSDSVQSQCGRGPLLLLTAEDCSASVREFAERLASAGARAHAHIHAPLSVERLSLALGTGRVQVIALPGRSGLADRIKVLLGEGGRALEQQNTGL; this is encoded by the coding sequence GTGGGCCAGCCGCGGCCGCGACAGCGACAAAAACCCAGGACCTGCGTCGGGTGCCGGGAGGAGTCGCCCCGGAGGGCCCTGATTCGCGTCGTCCGCTCCCCCGACGGCTCGGTCGTGGTGGATGAACGCGGCAAACTGCCCGGCCGCGGCGCCTATCTCTGCGCGAGGCGGGAGTGCTTGGAGAGGGCGAGGAAGAGCGGTGCCCTCGCCAAGGCGCTCAGAACGGCGATCCCTGACTCCTGCTACACGGAGCTGGAGCGCCGCATCGAGGAGGAGGGCACGGCGCGCGTCGATCCGGAGGAGCGTCTGCACGAGCTCTGTTCCCTGCTCGGGCTCTCCCGGAGGGCGGGGATGGTCCTCGTCGGCTCGGATAGTGTACAATCGCAGTGCGGCAGGGGTCCCCTGCTGCTCCTGACCGCGGAGGACTGTTCCGCGTCCGTGCGAGAGTTCGCGGAGAGGCTGGCCTCGGCCGGCGCACGGGCTCATGCGCATATTCACGCGCCCTTGAGCGTCGAGCGGCTGTCCCTGGCCCTGGGGACGGGGCGCGTACAGGTGATTGCCCTGCCGGGCCGAAGCGGCCTGGCGGATAGGATAAAGGTCTTGCTTGGGGAAGGGGGACGTGCCCTTGAACAACAGAATACGGGTTTATGA
- the nusA gene encoding transcription termination factor NusA yields MQLGREFVRVLSQIAKDRNLSQELIVSSLEAALISAYKKYQGGNQEAEVLVDFETGDVVVSELRTVVEKLESPDTEITLEDARRLGYEDAAPGDVLRLEKNPGDFGRIAAQTARQVIIQRLKDAERQVIYDEFSDKIGEMMTGVVFKSENDQVLVRLNERTEAILPRKERIPGEKYVPGDYMKFYVLDVRQMTRGPRIVVSRTHPGLLRKLMELEIPEVRDGVIEIRNIVREGGARAKVALMTLDANVDPVGACVGNAGVRIKAISKELMGEKIDVIIWNSDPLVFIRNALSPAKVSKVEPVLDQEHSVRVYVYPDQLSLAIGRAGQNVRLAARLTGWKIDIDALELERMPTLQDIFHDIVEDEVEDE; encoded by the coding sequence ATGCAGCTGGGGCGCGAGTTTGTGAGGGTGCTGAGCCAGATAGCCAAGGATCGCAATCTGTCTCAGGAGCTGATCGTATCGAGTCTTGAGGCGGCGTTGATCTCCGCCTATAAAAAGTATCAGGGCGGCAACCAGGAGGCGGAGGTTCTCGTGGACTTCGAGACCGGCGACGTCGTGGTCAGCGAGCTGCGCACCGTCGTGGAGAAGCTGGAGTCCCCCGACACGGAGATCACGCTTGAGGACGCCCGGAGGCTGGGATACGAGGACGCTGCTCCGGGCGACGTCCTGCGGCTGGAGAAGAACCCCGGCGACTTCGGGCGGATAGCCGCCCAGACCGCCCGCCAGGTGATCATTCAGCGCCTGAAGGATGCCGAGCGCCAGGTTATCTACGACGAGTTCTCCGACAAGATCGGGGAGATGATGACCGGCGTGGTCTTCAAGTCGGAGAACGACCAGGTACTGGTGCGCCTCAACGAGCGCACCGAGGCCATCCTGCCCCGTAAGGAGCGGATCCCCGGTGAGAAGTACGTCCCCGGCGACTACATGAAGTTCTACGTCCTGGACGTGCGGCAGATGACGCGGGGCCCCAGGATCGTCGTGTCCCGGACGCATCCGGGGCTCCTCCGAAAGCTGATGGAGCTCGAGATCCCGGAGGTGCGGGACGGGGTAATCGAGATCCGCAACATCGTCCGGGAGGGGGGCGCGCGCGCCAAGGTGGCCCTGATGACCCTGGATGCCAACGTTGACCCGGTCGGGGCGTGTGTGGGTAACGCCGGAGTGAGGATCAAGGCTATAAGCAAGGAGCTGATGGGCGAGAAGATCGACGTCATCATCTGGAACAGCGACCCCCTGGTGTTTATCCGCAATGCCCTCTCGCCCGCTAAAGTCTCCAAGGTCGAGCCGGTGCTCGATCAGGAGCACTCGGTCCGGGTGTACGTCTATCCCGACCAGCTCTCCCTGGCCATCGGTAGGGCGGGACAGAACGTCCGGCTGGCGGCGCGCCTGACGGGCTGGAAGATCGACATCGACGCCCTCGAGTTGGAGCGTATGCCGACGCTGCAGGACATCTTCCACGACATCGTGGAGGACGAGGTGGAGGACGAGTAG
- the rimP gene encoding ribosome maturation factor RimP, whose product MCRMESLERPIRELVERLGYECVHVGVGTDSAQRRVRVLIDSLGGITISDCEAVSRVVNRFLDENDIPELEGRYYLEVSSPGVERPLFTPEHYARFRGREARIRLVEPMGGRKGLTGEILSADEDSVVLFAADEEREVVVPFGNIRSGSLVFRGFEPQAPKKRKKGGRAGSDGGRRTGEENGKHHEEEL is encoded by the coding sequence ATGTGTCGGATGGAGTCTCTGGAACGGCCCATCCGCGAGCTGGTCGAGCGTTTGGGGTACGAGTGCGTTCACGTCGGCGTCGGGACGGATTCCGCACAGCGGAGGGTCCGTGTCCTCATCGACTCCCTGGGGGGGATCACCATTTCCGACTGCGAGGCGGTGTCGCGGGTCGTCAATCGGTTTCTAGATGAGAACGACATCCCGGAGCTCGAGGGGCGCTACTATCTCGAGGTCAGTTCCCCGGGGGTGGAGCGTCCGCTCTTCACGCCGGAACATTACGCGCGCTTTCGGGGGCGGGAGGCGCGCATCCGCCTTGTCGAGCCCATGGGGGGGCGCAAGGGCCTGACGGGGGAGATCCTGTCGGCGGACGAGGACTCGGTGGTCCTGTTCGCGGCCGACGAGGAGCGCGAGGTTGTCGTCCCGTTCGGCAACATCCGGAGCGGCTCGCTGGTCTTCCGGGGCTTCGAGCCTCAGGCCCCGAAAAAGAGGAAGAAGGGCGGCAGGGCCGGCTCCGACGGAGGGCGCCGGACGGGCGAGGAGAACGGGAAACATCATGAGGAGGAGCTTTAG